The DNA sequence TTATAAGAAAATAACTTTTCTACTTTAATATTCAGAAATATTATCAAATGCTATCCGTGATGAAGTTTGATTTATTGCTTGGTGCCTATCCAATAAAAAAAGAGAAGATCCGAAGATCTTCCCTCAAATTTATCATGATATGAACTCAGGAAGGGTGGGCTGAGTTCGATCTAGATAAATAATTGACAAATTAGGTTGGAACTGATGGTTTAGTTTTCTTTGCGCTTCATCGCACCAAGCATCGTTATGATGGAGAAGGCAATAATACCGGCACCGAAGACGGTCACACCATAGCTGTTGCTATCACCAGTCTGAGGCAGAGCTTTTTCTGCAGCCGGTTGCGGCTGAGCAGGTTTTGGATTTTCTGACTTGACCGGTTGTACAGATTTTGGTGGGGTGTTTGGAACTGTTGGAGGGGTTGGAACTCCTGGTTTAGGAGTCTTCACGCTTTCAACAATGATGTTCTTATGCCATTTCACTGAAGGTTTTGTTGGCGGGGTTGGCTCATTTGGAACCTCAACAGAAATCGTCTTAGGTGGCTGAGGAGGATTAGGAAGGGTCGGAGCTTTTGGCTCGTTTGGCTTCTTAGGAACAACCACTGTTATGGTCTTAGGTTTTGTTGGCGGTACTGGGGCAGTCGGTGGGGTTGGCTTATGTGGCTCACCTGGGACCTCAATTGTTGTCATCTTAGGTGGTTCTGGAGCTACTGGCGGCGTTGGGGCAGTTGGCTCATGTGGTTCACCTGGGACTTCAATTATTGTCATCTTAGGTGGTTCTGGAGCTACCGGTGAGGTTGGTGGGGTTGGCTCATGTGGTTCACCTGGAACTTCGACGATAACCTTCTTTGGTGGAGTTGGCGGAGTCGGCGCCTTAGGTTTTGGTGGCTCTTCTCCTGGATTCTTAGGATAACCAACAGTGGAGTTAATGGCAAACCAGTAGATCGTTGGCGCACCCACGGCATTGGCACCTTTAGCCGTAAAGACAAGGTGACCATTTGTCATCCGCATACCAGCACCACCGTAATAGAGGTAAGGTGAGTCTTCATTATCCCAGCCTGGAAGTGTGGAAGTCGATTCCCCATTAAAGACCGCACCATGCTCAATGTATTGATTATCAGCTTGAGAGGTTACTTCATGGGTATTAGGATCATAAGTAACACTTGAGTTTGGAATAGCAATATATTGGTTATCCCCAATATTAACAAACTCTTGGTGTTCAACATTTTGGAATTTTTTCTTAGGTACGAAGGTAATCAGACCAGTTTCAGCATCTACATAGTAACTACCGATAACGTCATCTTTTTGAACACCTTCATCCTCATAGGAATAGTTTTGACTTCCGATTGAGTGGGCATTAGCGCCGCCGGATGCTTTAACAGAACTTTCATCAGTGACGGCCTCATTTAAGAGAGTTTCGAGGCTGTTTGGAGCAACAGAATAGCTTTGAGTCACAATTTTGAGTGGGTTATTGGCAGAAATAATGACAGTCTTGCCACCGAAGTCAGCATAGCCGGACTTCGTTTGGACTTCACCATTCTTGATATCTGGGTGACTGCCATCGGCATAAGGATTCCAAGTACCGCGGACGGTATTGCCTTCGGTATCCCGAGCTTCAACTGTCAAGGCACGCGGATTATCTTCCCCAGATACATAGGCTGCACCAGTCCAGTGGTTAAGTGAATTGAGGGCCACAATAGCTTTACGCTTGGTCAAATCATATTTTTGACCATTCTTGTCATAGAACTCAATATCAACGGTAACCTTAACGGCTTTATCAGGATCATCAGTTGAAGCACCAACAGTCAAGGTAACAGTTGGGTCGTTGCTTACTTTAGCAATACCTGCCTTGTTAAATGATGGCAATTCATCAATACTATAGTGATAGATAACCTTATTAATGTCCTGCGGAACACCTTCGATAATCATCTTGGATTGAGACAGGCCATCGTAAGTGACAGTAAACTTATCACCTTCTTTGACTTGCAGCCATTCGTTGTCCTTATTACCATAAGGACTATTAGTAACAACATCGCCTTCTTTAATTTCATTTGAACGGTATTGATTAACAGCGCTTGTTCCAATGCGTTTTTGTGCTTCAGGTGTCAGGTAAGTATTGATACCTTCAATGGTGTGAACCGCATCTTTTTCACGCTCAAAAATCAATTCTTGAGCGGCTTGAGTTTCTGTCAGATTGTGGTCAGCTAGGAATTTATCGTAAGCATCCTTAGAGTTTTTCCAATGTTCATATTTGGTTTGGTATTCAGCCAATTGATGCTCATATTGGGCCCTGGCTTGATTATAAGCTTCCTTAGCCTGATTGTATTTTGCTTCATTTTCAGCATTGATCTTTTCCGCTGCTGCTTTCTCAGCTAACTTGCTGTCGTAGGTCGACTTGGCGGAATCGTACTTAGCCTTATCTTGCTGGTACTTAGCCAAGTCTTGATCGTACTTGGCCTTAGCTTGATCATAAACCGCTTTTTCTTGGTCATACTTAGCCTTGGCAGCTGCATTAGCCTTATCAGCTGCTGCTTTTTCAGCTAGTTTACTGTCGTAGGTCGACTTGGCGGAATCGTACTTAGCCTTATCTTGCTGGTACTTAGCCAAGTCTTGATCGTACTTGGCCTTAGCTTGATCATAAACCGCTTTTTCTTGGTCATACTTAGCCTTGGCAGCTGCATTAGCCTTATCAGCTGCTGCTTTTTCAGCTAGTTTACTGTCATAAGTAGCCTTGGCGGAATCATATTTTTTCTTGTCCGCATTATATTGAGCAAGCGCTGAATCATAGTCGGCCTTAGCAGCATTGTAAGCTTGCATTTCTTGGTCATACTTGAGCTTGGCAGCAGCATTGGCCTTATCAGCCGCTTCTTTTTCTGCCAGACTCACTTCGTATTGAATCTTTTGTTGAGCGTACGTTGCTTTGTCAATATTGTACTGAGCAAGGGCAGCATCGTAAGCAGCCTTATCTTGATTGTACTGAATCATAGCCGCATCGTAGGCACCTTTAGCTTGGGCATTTAACTTATCGGCTGCCGCTTTTTCAGCTGATTTGCTATCATACTCAGCTTTGGCTTTTTCATAAGCAGCTTGTTGAGTTTGATAGTCAGTTACCGACTTGTTGATTGCCTCTGCTTGCGCCTTGTTATCAGCATCAGCAGCTTCAACAGAAGGTTGGACCTTCGCCTCAGTTTCCTCAGCAGGGACATTAGCCTTTTGTGCATTTTCCTTAGCCGTTTCCAATTCAGGTGATGTTACTTCTTTAGTCGTTGTAGTGGTATCACCAACAGTCGTCTGATTAATCACCTTAGTTTGCGGACCAGCTTGATTCGCTGCTACTTCCGCAGAAGAACCAGCGTTATCAGCGGCTGGGACAGTCGAATTTTCGTCTGCCAGGGCAGTCGTTGCCGAAAGGGCAAAGGCTGCGGTTCCCAGCAAAACAGACGCTGCTCCAAAGCTATACTTGCGGATGGAATAGCGTTGAGAATGTTTTTCCATGTAATCTTTCCTCCCAGAAATTCTTTCCCTGTATTTAATAGATTAGAACCTTTAAATACTAATTAGTATTATAACAAAAAAATTACAATGAGCCAAACTATTCTGCTATTCAAATTATTTTTCGGAAAACTTTATGTTACTCAAAACCCAGTAGAATAGGGCTTTGAGTTATTTTCCTAGCTTAAAAATTTCTTTTTATAAAAACCAGGGTTGCTGGATTTTTGTCTGTTTTCTGAAAACTTTCATGTTTTTCTTGTGTCCTTATTCAGAATTTTCTCATTAGCATTTGAAAATTTAGAAATAGAAAAAATCTAGCCTTGATAACAAAACTATCTTAGCTAGATTTTTTTTAGGTTCTCTTAACGCACTTCTGCTGAAACTTTTTCAGTCAGGGCCTTAGTAATTTTTTCCATATACTTAGCCACTTCTTCGTCAGTCAAGTTATCGCTTGGATTTTGGAAGGTCAGGCTGTAGGCCATAGACTTCTTACCATGCGCAATGTTGTGGCCAGCATAGACATCAAAGAGTTTGATCTTAATCAGCCGTTTGACGCCAGCTCCTTGAATAGCATCGAGGATGGCTTGGTGGCTGACAGCTTGATCGACCAAAAGTGCTATATCACGGGAAACACTTGGGAATTTGGGAATTTCCACAAAGGCAGAAGCCGGTTGTAATTTATTCTGGACAGCTGTCAAATTGATTTCTGCCACATAGGTTTCAGGAATACCGTAGTCTTTCGCTACTTCTGGGTGGATTTGGCCAACAAAA is a window from the Streptococcus criceti HS-6 genome containing:
- a CDS encoding YSIRK signal domain/LPXTG anchor domain surface protein, translated to MEKHSQRYSIRKYSFGAASVLLGTAAFALSATTALADENSTVPAADNAGSSAEVAANQAGPQTKVINQTTVGDTTTTTKEVTSPELETAKENAQKANVPAEETEAKVQPSVEAADADNKAQAEAINKSVTDYQTQQAAYEKAKAEYDSKSAEKAAADKLNAQAKGAYDAAMIQYNQDKAAYDAALAQYNIDKATYAQQKIQYEVSLAEKEAADKANAAAKLKYDQEMQAYNAAKADYDSALAQYNADKKKYDSAKATYDSKLAEKAAADKANAAAKAKYDQEKAVYDQAKAKYDQDLAKYQQDKAKYDSAKSTYDSKLAEKAAADKANAAAKAKYDQEKAVYDQAKAKYDQDLAKYQQDKAKYDSAKSTYDSKLAEKAAAEKINAENEAKYNQAKEAYNQARAQYEHQLAEYQTKYEHWKNSKDAYDKFLADHNLTETQAAQELIFEREKDAVHTIEGINTYLTPEAQKRIGTSAVNQYRSNEIKEGDVVTNSPYGNKDNEWLQVKEGDKFTVTYDGLSQSKMIIEGVPQDINKVIYHYSIDELPSFNKAGIAKVSNDPTVTLTVGASTDDPDKAVKVTVDIEFYDKNGQKYDLTKRKAIVALNSLNHWTGAAYVSGEDNPRALTVEARDTEGNTVRGTWNPYADGSHPDIKNGEVQTKSGYADFGGKTVIISANNPLKIVTQSYSVAPNSLETLLNEAVTDESSVKASGGANAHSIGSQNYSYEDEGVQKDDVIGSYYVDAETGLITFVPKKKFQNVEHQEFVNIGDNQYIAIPNSSVTYDPNTHEVTSQADNQYIEHGAVFNGESTSTLPGWDNEDSPYLYYGGAGMRMTNGHLVFTAKGANAVGAPTIYWFAINSTVGYPKNPGEEPPKPKAPTPPTPPKKVIVEVPGEPHEPTPPTSPVAPEPPKMTIIEVPGEPHEPTAPTPPVAPEPPKMTTIEVPGEPHKPTPPTAPVPPTKPKTITVVVPKKPNEPKAPTLPNPPQPPKTISVEVPNEPTPPTKPSVKWHKNIIVESVKTPKPGVPTPPTVPNTPPKSVQPVKSENPKPAQPQPAAEKALPQTGDSNSYGVTVFGAGIIAFSIITMLGAMKRKEN